The Streptomyces sp. CC0208 genome window below encodes:
- a CDS encoding pyridoxamine 5'-phosphate oxidase family protein, whose protein sequence is MTVTQRRGRKIMMTPGELDEFLTSQRTCRVATVSADGAPHVSTLWFAWDGTSMWLYSVVRSKRWTDLRRDPRVAIVVDTGEEYDELRGVELSGTVDFVGEAPRTGELRAELDVPETLFARKNFRLEEMPHDGRHAWIRLTPEKIVSWDFRKLGYA, encoded by the coding sequence ATGACCGTCACTCAGCGCCGAGGCCGGAAGATCATGATGACGCCGGGCGAACTGGACGAGTTCCTCACCAGCCAGCGCACCTGCCGGGTCGCCACGGTTTCCGCCGACGGCGCTCCGCATGTGAGCACGCTCTGGTTCGCCTGGGACGGCACCTCGATGTGGCTGTACTCCGTGGTGCGCAGCAAGCGCTGGACGGATCTGCGGCGCGATCCGCGGGTCGCGATCGTGGTCGACACGGGCGAGGAGTACGACGAACTGCGCGGCGTGGAGCTGTCCGGGACCGTGGACTTCGTGGGCGAGGCCCCGCGCACCGGCGAGCTCCGCGCCGAACTCGACGTCCCCGAGACGCTGTTCGCCCGCAAGAACTTCCGGCTGGAGGAGATGCCGCACGACGGACGGCACGCGTGGATACGACTGACCCCGGAGAAGATCGTCTCCTGGGACTTCCGCAAGCTGGGCTACGCGTAG
- a CDS encoding PadR family transcriptional regulator, with the protein MRSHGFERGHGGAGRRGRGGPESLRGAFGPFGPGGPGGPGFGGPGFGPGPWGPRGRGGPRGRARRGDVRASILALLKDRPMHGYEMIQEIAERSGGAWKPSPGSVYPTLQLLEDEGLIASETEGGKKLFSLTEAGRTAAGEGPDAPWEEASRGIDFEALGEIRQAGFGLMEAFGQVWKTGSKEQRDKAVAVINEARKKLYLILADED; encoded by the coding sequence ATGCGTTCCCACGGATTCGAGCGTGGACATGGTGGAGCCGGTCGTCGGGGCCGTGGTGGTCCCGAGAGCTTGCGGGGTGCCTTCGGGCCCTTCGGGCCGGGCGGCCCCGGTGGCCCCGGCTTCGGAGGGCCGGGCTTCGGCCCCGGGCCCTGGGGGCCGAGGGGTCGGGGCGGACCCAGGGGGAGGGCGCGGCGCGGTGACGTGCGCGCCTCGATCCTGGCCCTGCTCAAGGACCGGCCCATGCACGGTTACGAGATGATCCAGGAGATCGCCGAGCGCAGTGGCGGGGCGTGGAAGCCCAGCCCCGGTTCGGTGTACCCCACCCTCCAGTTGCTGGAGGACGAGGGGCTGATTGCCAGTGAGACCGAGGGCGGCAAGAAGCTGTTCTCGCTCACCGAGGCCGGCCGTACCGCGGCCGGCGAGGGCCCCGACGCGCCCTGGGAGGAAGCCTCCCGCGGCATCGACTTCGAGGCGCTCGGCGAGATCCGGCAGGCCGGCTTCGGTCTGATGGAGGCCTTCGGCCAGGTCTGGAAGACCGGCAGCAAGGAACAGCGAGACAAGGCGGTGGCCGTCATCAACGAGGCCCGCAAGAAGCTGTACCTCATCCTCGCCGACGAGGACTGA
- a CDS encoding FMN-binding negative transcriptional regulator, giving the protein MLIHPWDAARDDAEWQQWLAVHDFGQLAVNGPAGEPPFVQPLHFVYDPARAEALTHLARPNPLWGALEASPDCLLSVVDDYAYVPGPWQADPDGPSEHGTPTSFYAAVQLRCRAHVVDDPADKAALLNQQVGHFQPEGGSARVAVGEVPYGRMLSGIRGLRLEVTGVRAKFKYAGKRTAEVRDRIADGLADRGGPGDAAARQHLLRRQGA; this is encoded by the coding sequence ATGCTGATCCACCCCTGGGACGCGGCCCGTGACGACGCCGAATGGCAGCAGTGGCTCGCCGTCCACGACTTCGGGCAGCTCGCCGTCAACGGCCCCGCGGGCGAGCCGCCGTTCGTGCAGCCGCTGCACTTCGTCTACGACCCCGCGCGGGCCGAGGCGCTGACCCACCTCGCGCGGCCCAACCCGCTGTGGGGTGCGCTGGAGGCGAGTCCGGACTGCCTGCTGAGCGTGGTCGACGACTACGCGTACGTCCCGGGCCCGTGGCAGGCCGACCCGGACGGCCCGTCCGAGCACGGCACGCCCACGAGCTTCTACGCGGCGGTCCAACTGCGGTGCCGGGCCCACGTGGTGGACGACCCGGCCGACAAAGCCGCGCTCCTGAACCAGCAGGTCGGCCACTTCCAGCCGGAGGGCGGCTCCGCGCGGGTGGCGGTGGGTGAGGTGCCGTACGGGCGGATGCTGTCGGGGATTCGCGGACTGCGGCTCGAAGTGACCGGTGTGCGGGCGAAGTTCAAGTACGCCGGGAAGCGGACCGCGGAGGTGCGGGACCGGATCGCGGACGGGCTGGCGGACCGGGGCGGTCCCGGCGACGCGGCGGCACGCCAGCATCTGTTGCGGCGGCAAGGCGCGTGA
- a CDS encoding EamA family transporter — protein sequence MHTSESSRAGGGKGVGPGDGKGVGLGLALVSALAFGGSGVAAKPLIEAGLDPLHVVWLRVAGAALVMLPLAVRHRALLRSRPALLAGFGLLGVAGVQAFYFASISRIPVGVALLVEYLAPALVLGWVRFVQRRPVTRAAALGVVLAVGGLACVVEVWSGLSFDALGLLLALGAACCQVGYFVLSDQGSESGDQAPDPLGVIAYGLLVGTVVLTAVARPWTMDFSVLAQRADMNGTPVAAGLLLGWIVLIATVLAYVTGVVSVRRLSPAIAGVVACLEAVVATVLAWVLLGEHLSAPQIVGGAVVLLGAFIAQSSTPAKGSAEPVAAGGAESRLSARENAA from the coding sequence GTGCATACGTCTGAGAGCAGCAGGGCCGGTGGCGGCAAGGGAGTCGGTCCCGGTGACGGCAAGGGCGTCGGACTCGGTCTCGCGCTGGTGTCCGCGCTCGCCTTCGGCGGATCCGGGGTCGCGGCCAAGCCGTTGATCGAGGCGGGCCTCGATCCGCTCCACGTGGTGTGGCTGCGGGTGGCCGGCGCCGCCCTGGTGATGCTGCCGCTCGCCGTCCGCCACCGCGCGCTGCTGCGCAGCCGTCCCGCCCTGCTCGCCGGTTTCGGGCTGCTCGGCGTGGCGGGCGTCCAGGCCTTCTACTTCGCCTCGATCTCCCGCATCCCGGTCGGTGTCGCCCTGCTCGTCGAGTACCTCGCCCCGGCCCTGGTGCTCGGCTGGGTGCGGTTCGTGCAGCGAAGGCCGGTCACCCGCGCCGCCGCGCTCGGCGTGGTCCTCGCGGTGGGCGGGCTCGCCTGTGTCGTCGAGGTCTGGTCGGGCCTGAGCTTCGACGCCCTCGGACTGCTCCTCGCCCTCGGCGCCGCCTGCTGCCAGGTCGGCTACTTCGTCCTGTCCGACCAGGGCAGCGAATCCGGGGACCAGGCTCCCGACCCGCTCGGAGTGATCGCCTACGGCCTGCTCGTCGGCACCGTCGTCCTGACCGCCGTGGCCCGCCCCTGGACCATGGACTTCTCCGTCCTCGCACAGCGCGCCGACATGAACGGCACCCCGGTCGCGGCCGGGCTGCTGCTCGGCTGGATCGTGCTGATCGCCACCGTCCTCGCCTATGTCACCGGCGTGGTCTCGGTACGCAGGCTGTCACCGGCCATAGCCGGGGTCGTGGCCTGCCTCGAAGCGGTCGTCGCGACCGTCCTCGCCTGGGTGCTGCTCGGCGAGCACCTCTCGGCCCCGCAGATCGTGGGCGGCGCGGTCGTCCTGCTGGGCGCCTTCATCGCACAGTCCTCGACCCCGGCCAAGGGGTCCGCGGAGCCGGTCGCCGCCGGCGGCGCCGAAAGTCGGTTGTCCGCCCGGGAGAACGCCGCCTAG
- a CDS encoding pyridoxamine 5'-phosphate oxidase family protein → MQGTTATTPEPTAYAPTDRTVPTRSPDRASYDRELVHSILDEGYVCHLGFVRDGAPVVLPTLYGRVGERLYVHGSTGSRPLRMTGQADPGLPVCLTVTHVDALILARSAFHHSINYRSVVVHGLAYDVTDPEEKRLALDALVDHVVPGRALDSRPANKKELAATAVIRLDLDEVSAKLRTGGVNDEPEDLALPHWAGVVPLRKGYGTPVADGHLDPGTEVPDYLAVL, encoded by the coding sequence ATGCAGGGGACCACCGCGACCACGCCGGAGCCGACCGCGTACGCGCCGACCGACCGCACCGTCCCGACGCGCTCCCCCGACCGGGCCTCGTACGACAGGGAACTGGTGCACTCGATACTCGACGAGGGCTACGTCTGCCACCTCGGCTTCGTCCGGGACGGCGCCCCCGTGGTGCTGCCCACGCTGTACGGCCGGGTGGGCGAGCGGCTCTACGTCCACGGCTCGACCGGTTCGCGCCCGCTGCGGATGACCGGCCAGGCGGACCCCGGGCTGCCGGTGTGCCTGACGGTCACCCATGTCGACGCGCTGATCCTGGCCCGCTCGGCCTTCCACCACTCGATCAACTACCGGTCCGTGGTGGTGCACGGACTCGCGTACGACGTCACGGACCCCGAGGAGAAGCGCCTCGCCCTCGACGCGCTGGTCGACCACGTGGTCCCCGGGCGGGCCCTCGACTCCCGCCCCGCCAACAAGAAGGAACTGGCGGCCACCGCCGTCATCCGCCTCGACCTCGACGAGGTCTCGGCGAAGCTCCGCACCGGCGGTGTCAACGACGAGCCCGAGGACCTCGCCCTCCCCCACTGGGCCGGCGTGGTCCCGCTGCGCAAGGGCTACGGCACCCCGGTCGCCGACGGGCACCTGGACCCCGGCACCGAGGTCCCGGACTACCTCGCGGTGCTGTGA
- a CDS encoding Rieske (2Fe-2S) protein: MASESIHPASAPSRRVVVAAVGAAGLALTLNACGSEDDSSSSSDAAPAGSVLAKTSDIPEGGGKIFKDSGVVVTQPTAGQFKAFSSKCTHQGCAVTGITNGVITCPCHKSEFSVTDGSVKKGPATQPLPEEKITVSGDSISLA, translated from the coding sequence ATGGCCAGCGAATCGATTCATCCCGCATCGGCTCCCAGTCGCCGGGTCGTCGTCGCGGCGGTCGGCGCGGCAGGACTCGCCCTCACCCTGAACGCGTGCGGGTCGGAGGACGACTCCTCCTCGTCGTCCGACGCTGCCCCGGCCGGCAGTGTCCTCGCGAAGACCTCGGACATCCCCGAGGGCGGCGGCAAGATCTTCAAGGACTCGGGGGTGGTGGTCACCCAGCCCACGGCGGGCCAGTTCAAGGCGTTCTCGTCAAAGTGCACCCACCAGGGGTGTGCGGTGACAGGCATCACCAACGGGGTCATCACCTGCCCGTGCCACAAGAGCGAGTTCTCGGTGACCGACGGCAGCGTGAAGAAGGGTCCTGCGACCCAGCCGCTGCCCGAGGAGAAGATCACCGTCAGCGGCGACTCGATCTCCCTCGCATGA
- a CDS encoding cysteine hydrolase, with the protein MPSYEQLSELIDPESTVLLTVECQQGVVGPESALPELARAARNSGVLANVARLVAAAHERGVQVIHAIAERRPDGRGANRNARLFHAAERLPVQQLSGTTAVRVAPPIEVSESDFVVRRLHGLSPIQGTEVDALLRNLGCRTLVVTGVSANVAVPNAVFDAVNRGYHALVVTDAIAGVPSDYTPAMIRHTLALVATLATTDEVLTCLQRSRRG; encoded by the coding sequence GTGCCGTCGTACGAACAACTCAGCGAGCTGATCGATCCCGAGAGCACCGTCCTGCTCACCGTCGAGTGCCAGCAGGGCGTGGTCGGACCCGAGAGCGCCCTGCCCGAACTCGCCCGTGCGGCACGGAACTCGGGCGTACTCGCCAACGTCGCCCGGCTGGTCGCCGCCGCGCACGAGAGGGGGGTCCAGGTGATCCACGCGATCGCCGAACGCCGTCCGGACGGTCGCGGCGCGAACCGCAACGCCCGCCTCTTCCACGCCGCCGAACGCCTGCCAGTCCAGCAGCTGTCCGGGACCACCGCGGTGCGGGTGGCGCCCCCGATCGAGGTGAGCGAGTCGGACTTCGTCGTACGACGGCTGCACGGCCTGTCGCCGATCCAGGGCACCGAGGTCGACGCGCTGCTGCGCAATCTCGGCTGCCGCACCCTGGTCGTGACCGGGGTCTCCGCCAATGTGGCGGTGCCCAACGCCGTCTTCGACGCGGTGAACCGCGGCTACCACGCCCTGGTGGTGACGGACGCCATCGCAGGGGTGCCCTCCGACTACACCCCGGCGATGATCCGTCACACGCTCGCCCTCGTGGCCACCCTCGCGACCACGGACGAGGTGCTGACCTGTCTGCAACGGTCCCGCCGCGGCTGA
- a CDS encoding DMT family transporter, whose product MSHASSGLPVGRGLLYLIVAGTTWGTAGAVASLVYRASDLGPVALSFWRCAAGLMVLLAVRLVRPRARTAVPEPLGRRALRVGASGIALAVFQTAYFAAVRSTGLAVATVVTLGAGPVLVALGARLVLGERLGRGGTVAVTGALAGLGVLTLGGADASVRPLGVLLGLLSAAGCCVMTLITRAAGAESSGTSVAVFAVTSLCLLPLALAEGLLPHTARPALLLGLLAYLATVPTALAYGLYFAAAAVVRSTTVSVIMLLEPVSAAGLAVVLFGERLTPAVLLGTLLMLGAVAGLAVTETRVPA is encoded by the coding sequence GTGTCGCATGCTTCCTCAGGCCTGCCCGTCGGGCGAGGCCTCCTCTATCTGATCGTCGCCGGCACCACCTGGGGCACCGCGGGAGCGGTCGCCTCCCTGGTGTACCGGGCCAGTGACCTGGGCCCGGTGGCCCTGTCCTTCTGGCGCTGCGCGGCCGGGCTGATGGTCCTGCTCGCGGTCCGTCTCGTACGGCCACGCGCGCGTACGGCCGTCCCGGAACCGCTCGGTCGCAGGGCCCTGCGGGTCGGCGCGTCCGGCATCGCGCTCGCGGTGTTCCAGACCGCCTACTTCGCCGCCGTACGGTCCACCGGGCTCGCCGTGGCCACGGTCGTCACCCTCGGCGCTGGGCCCGTCCTCGTCGCGCTCGGGGCCCGCCTCGTCCTCGGGGAGCGGCTCGGGCGCGGCGGAACCGTCGCCGTCACCGGAGCACTCGCCGGACTCGGTGTGCTGACGCTGGGCGGTGCGGACGCGTCGGTGCGCCCCCTGGGTGTGCTGCTCGGGCTGCTCTCGGCGGCGGGCTGCTGTGTGATGACCCTGATCACGCGTGCCGCCGGGGCGGAGTCCTCCGGAACGTCCGTGGCGGTGTTCGCGGTCACCAGCCTGTGTCTGCTGCCCCTCGCACTGGCCGAGGGACTGCTCCCGCACACGGCCCGACCCGCCCTGCTCCTGGGTCTGTTGGCCTACCTGGCGACCGTCCCGACGGCTCTGGCCTACGGCCTCTACTTCGCGGCCGCAGCGGTCGTCCGCTCCACCACCGTCTCCGTGATCATGCTGCTCGAACCGGTGAGCGCGGCGGGGCTGGCCGTTGTGCTGTTCGGGGAGCGCCTCACCCCGGCCGTCCTCCTCGGCACCCTGCTGATGCTGGGCGCGGTCGCGGGGCTCGCGGTGACGGAGACGCGTGTGCCCGCCTGA
- a CDS encoding Clp protease N-terminal domain-containing protein — protein MHPRIPRQSAREQSGPPPVRPDGDVRLSAELAAVVSGARRRALRDGDRQIDTAHLLHSLLDADAEAYAVLDAEPQLPRLLGYLVQRSIGYGLRWQGTVEDSGAVPVVPVAEGFSPLAAGAMEYACARAEHRADGPARGIDLLAAILVDPESRAVEVLTRAGIDALAVSARIDDRLRGGLWGGPPRSSR, from the coding sequence GTGCACCCCCGTATCCCCCGGCAGTCGGCCCGCGAGCAGAGCGGCCCGCCGCCGGTCCGCCCGGACGGCGATGTCAGGCTCAGCGCGGAACTGGCAGCGGTGGTGTCCGGTGCCCGCAGGCGCGCGCTGAGGGACGGGGACCGGCAGATCGACACGGCCCATCTGCTGCACTCGCTGCTGGACGCCGACGCCGAGGCGTACGCCGTCCTCGACGCGGAACCCCAGCTGCCGCGGCTCCTCGGATATCTCGTGCAGCGCAGCATCGGCTACGGACTGCGCTGGCAGGGCACCGTCGAGGACTCCGGCGCGGTCCCCGTGGTGCCGGTGGCCGAGGGTTTCTCACCGCTCGCCGCGGGCGCGATGGAGTACGCCTGCGCCCGGGCCGAGCACCGCGCCGATGGGCCCGCCCGCGGGATCGACCTGCTCGCGGCGATTCTGGTGGACCCCGAGTCGCGGGCCGTCGAGGTGCTGACCCGTGCGGGAATCGACGCCCTGGCCGTGTCGGCGCGGATCGACGACCGTCTGCGCGGGGGGCTGTGGGGCGGCCCCCCGCGGTCCAGCCGATGA
- a CDS encoding LysR family transcriptional regulator: MLNLERLRTLDALARHGSVSGAAEGLHITTSAVSQQMSKLEREVGQQLLAKNGRGVRLTDAGRLLADHAARILSQVEVAQSDLEAQRGQVVGELRLAAFPTAVRGLFPAAIAGLRSAHPALRISSREMEPEAAVLAVIRGDYDLAVVLDWYNKPLPMPDGLVKASIVDDTADVAMPATHRHAHRDEVDLEDFADDDWVTWGEGEFCDEWLMHTLRSKGIEPRVAHRAEEHPTQLALVGAGLGVCVAPRLGRGPIPQGVRTVPVRQSVRRHIYAVWRADADRRPSIRAAVEALKSAAEKAV; encoded by the coding sequence ATGTTGAACCTGGAGCGCCTGCGCACCCTCGACGCCCTCGCCCGGCATGGTTCGGTCAGCGGCGCGGCCGAGGGCCTGCACATCACGACCTCGGCCGTCTCGCAGCAGATGTCCAAACTGGAGCGCGAGGTCGGCCAGCAGCTCCTCGCCAAGAACGGCAGGGGCGTGCGGCTCACCGACGCAGGCCGACTCCTCGCCGACCACGCGGCGCGCATCCTGTCCCAGGTCGAGGTCGCCCAGTCCGACCTGGAGGCCCAACGCGGCCAGGTGGTGGGGGAGTTGCGGCTCGCCGCGTTCCCGACGGCCGTGCGCGGACTGTTCCCGGCCGCGATCGCCGGGCTGCGCTCGGCGCATCCCGCGCTGCGGATCAGCTCGCGCGAGATGGAGCCGGAAGCCGCGGTCCTGGCCGTGATCCGCGGTGACTACGACCTCGCGGTCGTCCTGGACTGGTACAACAAGCCGTTGCCGATGCCGGACGGGCTGGTGAAGGCCTCGATCGTCGACGACACGGCCGACGTGGCGATGCCCGCGACCCACCGCCACGCGCACCGCGACGAGGTCGACCTGGAGGACTTCGCCGACGACGACTGGGTCACCTGGGGCGAGGGCGAGTTCTGCGACGAGTGGCTGATGCACACCCTGCGCTCCAAGGGGATCGAGCCGCGCGTCGCGCACCGCGCGGAGGAGCATCCGACCCAACTCGCCCTGGTCGGCGCCGGACTCGGCGTGTGCGTGGCGCCCCGGCTCGGACGCGGGCCCATCCCGCAGGGCGTGCGGACCGTGCCCGTACGGCAGTCGGTCAGGCGGCACATCTACGCCGTGTGGCGCGCGGACGCCGACCGCCGCCCGTCGATCCGGGCGGCGGTCGAGGCACTGAAGTCGGCGGCGGAGAAGGCCGTTTGA
- a CDS encoding SRPBCC family protein, with amino-acid sequence MAEISAEARIPAPAEKVWAQLTDWSAYGEWNATHTSFPNGGPTVLEPGGTFQENMKLMGFPAEVEWTIDQVEPARLFAIRGKGPMAVSVATRYTLTPDGDATTVRIDGEFTGAAVSLMAGKLKDSGTAALNESLRKLAGLVS; translated from the coding sequence ATGGCGGAAATCAGCGCGGAGGCACGCATCCCGGCACCCGCGGAGAAGGTCTGGGCCCAGCTCACCGACTGGTCCGCGTACGGGGAGTGGAACGCGACCCACACCAGTTTCCCCAACGGCGGCCCGACGGTCCTGGAACCGGGCGGGACCTTCCAGGAGAACATGAAGCTGATGGGCTTCCCGGCCGAGGTCGAGTGGACCATCGACCAGGTGGAGCCGGCCCGGCTGTTCGCCATCCGGGGCAAGGGCCCGATGGCGGTGAGTGTGGCCACGCGTTACACCCTGACTCCCGACGGGGACGCCACGACGGTCCGCATCGACGGCGAGTTCACGGGCGCCGCCGTCTCCCTGATGGCGGGCAAGCTGAAGGACTCGGGGACCGCCGCGCTGAACGAGTCGCTGCGCAAGCTGGCCGGGCTGGTGTCCTGA
- a CDS encoding DMT family transporter, which produces MTTATVAEAPVRAARRPALDWRLRFGVLSLIWGFSFLLIKVGTEGYAPFQVTLGRLVFGTLVLAAAMAVKRERLPRGVRTWGHLAVAGFLLNALPFSLFAYAELTIPSTLAGICNATSPLWGMVLSLVALSEDRPTHVRVAGLGLGFLGVLTVLGAWQGFSGLDGRGTAMALLASLSYPVGWIYVRRTLAGVGYSHISLTGAQLLLATLQLAVVTPLFTGVPTHVGLLPLLAVAALGALGTGLAVLLQYGLVAEVGPTTAQMVTYFIPVIATGAGVALLGESLSWSTPVGTVVVLAGAALTQVRRRA; this is translated from the coding sequence ATGACCACCGCGACCGTCGCCGAAGCCCCTGTCCGGGCCGCCCGCCGCCCCGCCCTCGACTGGCGCCTGCGCTTCGGCGTGCTCTCGCTGATCTGGGGGTTCAGCTTTCTCCTCATCAAGGTGGGCACCGAGGGATACGCGCCCTTCCAGGTGACGCTCGGGCGGCTGGTGTTCGGGACGCTGGTGCTCGCCGCGGCGATGGCGGTGAAGCGGGAGCGGCTCCCTCGCGGGGTGCGGACGTGGGGGCACCTGGCGGTCGCCGGGTTCCTGCTGAACGCGCTGCCGTTCTCGCTCTTCGCCTACGCGGAGCTGACGATCCCCTCCACGCTGGCGGGGATCTGCAACGCGACCTCGCCGTTGTGGGGGATGGTGCTGTCCCTCGTGGCCCTGTCCGAGGACCGGCCCACGCACGTGCGTGTCGCGGGACTCGGGCTCGGGTTTCTGGGAGTGCTGACGGTTCTCGGCGCGTGGCAGGGCTTCAGCGGACTGGACGGCAGGGGGACGGCGATGGCCCTACTGGCCTCGCTCAGTTATCCGGTCGGGTGGATCTACGTGCGGCGGACCCTGGCCGGGGTGGGGTACTCCCACATATCCCTGACGGGGGCGCAGTTGCTGCTGGCCACACTGCAACTGGCGGTCGTCACTCCGCTGTTCACCGGTGTTCCGACCCACGTCGGCCTGCTGCCCCTGCTCGCCGTCGCCGCCCTGGGGGCGCTCGGCACGGGACTGGCCGTGCTCCTGCAGTACGGGCTGGTCGCCGAAGTGGGGCCGACCACCGCGCAGATGGTCACGTACTTCATTCCGGTCATCGCCACGGGGGCGGGCGTCGCGCTGCTCGGGGAGTCGTTGAGCTGGTCCACGCCGGTGGGGACGGTGGTGGTGCTGGCGGGGGCCGCGCTCACGCAGGTTCGGCGGCGCGCCTGA
- a CDS encoding aminotransferase class I/II-fold pyridoxal phosphate-dependent enzyme — MLGEYRIEGRRAAEIAASVEGAVGAGELEPGQLLPPMRELANELGVNPNTVAAAYRTLRERGVIETAGRRGSRVRPKPATTAREDIRVEVPEGVRNVANGNPDPALLPPLAPAFATAAAQGDREPVLYGEATVDPELARLARGALDADGVPDGPLAVASGSLDVIERVLAAHLKPGDTVAVEDPGWGSLLDLVPALGLRIAPVGVDDEGPRPEDVRRALESGARALIVTDRAQNPTGASVTATRARALRAVLVDHPDILLVEDDHGHGIVDLPLRPLAGVTRHWAFVRSVAKAYGPDLRLAVLTGDEVTVDRVHGRHRLGPGWVSRITQRAVVHLWADGVLDTAHVAAAYRERRDRLIDALAERGVEAHGRSGLNVWIPVPDETGAVSRLLHAGWAVAPGARFRIGAPQGIRVTVATLRDAEVAPLADAVARALGPARPAGTYR, encoded by the coding sequence GTGCTAGGAGAATATCGGATCGAAGGGCGGCGCGCAGCAGAGATTGCGGCGAGCGTCGAGGGCGCGGTGGGTGCCGGGGAGCTGGAGCCCGGTCAATTGCTGCCACCCATGCGGGAGTTGGCGAACGAGCTGGGCGTGAATCCCAATACGGTCGCGGCGGCGTACCGCACCCTGCGCGAGCGCGGGGTCATCGAGACCGCCGGCCGCAGGGGCAGCCGGGTCCGGCCGAAGCCGGCGACCACGGCCCGCGAGGACATCCGGGTGGAGGTACCGGAGGGCGTGCGGAACGTGGCGAACGGCAACCCGGACCCCGCGCTGCTGCCTCCGCTGGCGCCCGCCTTCGCGACGGCCGCCGCACAGGGCGACCGGGAACCGGTCCTGTACGGAGAGGCCACCGTGGACCCCGAGCTGGCACGTCTGGCGCGCGGGGCGCTCGATGCGGACGGCGTCCCGGACGGCCCGCTCGCCGTCGCCTCCGGATCCCTCGACGTGATCGAGCGTGTGCTGGCCGCCCACCTCAAGCCGGGCGACACGGTCGCCGTGGAGGATCCCGGCTGGGGCAGCCTCCTCGACCTGGTCCCGGCACTGGGCCTGCGGATCGCCCCGGTGGGCGTGGACGACGAGGGACCGCGCCCCGAGGACGTCCGCCGGGCCCTGGAGTCGGGCGCCCGAGCCCTGATCGTCACCGACCGGGCCCAGAACCCGACCGGTGCCTCGGTGACCGCCACGCGTGCGCGTGCCCTCCGCGCGGTCCTCGTGGACCACCCCGACATCCTCCTCGTCGAGGACGACCACGGCCACGGCATCGTCGACCTCCCCCTGCGCCCCCTGGCCGGAGTCACCCGCCACTGGGCCTTCGTCCGCTCGGTGGCCAAGGCGTACGGCCCCGATCTGCGGCTGGCCGTCCTCACCGGCGACGAGGTCACCGTCGACCGCGTCCACGGCCGCCACCGCCTGGGCCCCGGCTGGGTCAGCCGCATCACGCAGCGGGCGGTGGTGCACCTGTGGGCGGACGGGGTCCTGGACACGGCTCACGTGGCGGCCGCCTACCGCGAGCGCCGCGACCGGCTGATCGACGCGCTGGCGGAACGCGGAGTCGAGGCCCACGGCCGCAGTGGCCTGAACGTATGGATCCCGGTCCCGGACGAGACGGGCGCGGTGTCCCGCCTCCTGCACGCGGGCTGGGCGGTGGCCCCGGGCGCCCGCTTCAGGATCGGCGCACCGCAGGGGATCCGGGTGACCGTGGCCACCCTGCGGGACGCCGAGGTCGCCCCGCTGGCGGACGCCGTCGCGCGGGCGCTGGGCCCGGCGCGCCCCGCGGGTACGTACAGGTGA